tttattgatcGCACGTTCTTCTCTTTCTGCAAAGGGCCCAAAACAATCGCTATTGCGTCGCCTCCATCCCGCGTGTGGTCACTCGTTGAGGAAGAGTGACCGCAACCGATATTACAGCAGGGAGGCGTGCGCGCGCGGGCCCGCAGGTGGCGCGGTGTAGGTGCGAGGGCCGTCACTCACCATTACGTCCGACTTGACGGGCGGTTACGATAAGCGCAGTTGAGATTCAAACGTGGTGCCCGCGCGACACGTACAGCTACGGCGCAGCACTCGTGTAACGGCGCGGACCGGAATCGGAGTAGAGAAAGTGCGTCCAGTGCTGTGTTTTCGTGCTAGGATACGTACCTCCCGTTTGGCAGCCAAGGTGGAACCGCACGATACCGAACGGATCGCCGAACAATCAACCGGCCAGCACGATCAGCACGCCACCATGAAGCACACCAAGCGGTACTTGGTGGGCCTGTCGGCTCTGCTCGTCCTGGTGGTCGGCGGTGGAGTTGCCCTCGGCAGGTGAGCACCGATCCCAGGAATGCGGCATCGTTCCCAAGCAACCTGAAGCTGTCCATCCAGTGTCAACACTATAGTAATCGGCAATTTATAGCGTTGTCCTCAAATATGACTCCTGGAATATCTCTGGAAGACGACGTATCACATCTGTAACAAGCTTTTATCGGAATCTGCAGAATGATTTTGTGAAATTGTGACTTCCCTAGCCTCATGCCCAGCTTCGTAAGGGACTGGGACTATACCACCTTGACGTCCGGGAGATTCCAAAATTTTACTCAACTTGCGAGCTGTTTTTTCGCGGACTAGCGAACAAACCCAATATCTAATGTATTGAGATTAACATTTGAAGCATGCATGGAATTGGCAACATGGCGTGATTGGCTGTTAAACAGTCCGATTTCAACGTCTCCACTGTGGCGACTCCGGACTACAAGAATAGATAATTGTTATAAGAAGAACGTCAACCACGTCCAGGGTTACAAGAAGTTCAAGGCATACACAAAGTTCCTCAAGTGAAGTGTGAGCCAGTTGCTGTCCAAAAAGGCGGGAGATGACTACACGAGAGTAATTTGAAGTtcttcaatcaatcaatcaccTTCGACAAGCTTTGGGGAATTTTCTTCTGCACAAATATTTTGAAGTTTTGCTGAGTCTCACACTCAGCATGGATGTTGCTGATGGATGGCATCAGTATGAGGTAAATGGTACTTGTTGTAGCACTATCAGATACCAGACAAATAGTACCTTTTTTAAGACCGGGCTGCTGTATCGATCGATAAGATCTTCTCCCTGAACTGCCCGGTCATCCGGCGGTAACGCAAGCAGGCGTGCGATAGGACTGGACGGAGGGCCCACCAATTCGTTCCTGTCAGAAAGGCCAATCACCGCCGATCGGCTGCACTCGTGCATTGTTTTCAGCCGTACTTATCTACTTAAACTGTTGTCAGTTTATTACGGGCGCGTTTTATGGCCCTTGTCTTGTGCGCGGTGCCAGTAAGAAGTGGCCAGCTGGAGCGGCCAATTGATAAGGGAAGTCGAAGGGCCTCTCTTGTACTatggagggagagagagagagcgatgAGATGGTCGATGCTCCACTGGCAGATGTACGATGTCGACTCGGTTGCGGATGCGCTGCTCGGGGAGTTTCAAACGCAACTGCATCAAATGGGATTCAACTGGTCGAGGGATTGAAGGGCATCTTATCTAGCAAGGGAGGATAGGATCGACTGCATGTGCATGGGGTGTGTGGTACTTACCAtggccttttttttgcagGGCGCTTAATACGGATGATGATCTAATGGAAGACATGACGCCGAAGAGCATGGATGTGATCCTAGGCGAGATACGAAGCCTCATGCAGGACTACTCCATCGAGGCCTACATCGTCCCTTCGGTGGATGAACATAACGTACGTATTACACCCACCCACCATAGGTGTTGTGTTAACTGCATCTCCTTTTTCAACGCCACCGTTTTGCAGAGTGAGTACATCTCGCTGCACGACCGCCGCTATCAGTATGTGACGAACTTCACCGGCTCGGCCGGCACGGCCATCATAACGCTGACACAGGCCGCCCTGTGGACGGACTCGCGGTACCACCTGCAGGCGGAGAACCAGATAGACCCGGCCTACTGGACGCTGATGCGCGAGGGTCTCGCCGGCGTGCCGACGCGCGACGAGTGGCTGATGAGCGTTCTGTCGCCGGGCGGTCAGGTCGGCACCGACCCGTTCCTCATCGCGTCGACCGAGTTCGAGCGGCTGGGGGCGGTGCTGGGCCGCAACGGCTACCGGCTCATCACGCTCGAGCGCAACCTGGTGGACATCGTGTGGAACAATCGGCCACCGCAGACGGCGGAGGACCTGCGCCCGATGCCGCTGGAGTACACGGGCCGGCGGGCGTCGGAGAAGCTGGCCGCTCTGCGCGTCGTCCTGCAGGAGGAGGGTGCTAACGTTATCGTCGTCAGTGCGCTGGATGAGATTGCTTGTAAGACCAACacctagtgatgagaatagcAAACATCACGATGAATTTAAGTTAcctatttataatttaaaacgtGAAAAATGTACTATGAATCGCCACAGAGATTTGAACCCTTCATACAACAAACCCATCTCAGTTTTTATCGGACTTGCTCACGATATCAGGATTGTTAAGTATTAttatgctttctttttttaataacaTCATCATTAACGCACTTTCTCTCCACTTCATTTACTCTTTCAATTAACCTATAATCTTATCTGTCATCCCTGTTTGGGATTTTATTTCTCGCTGAGGATGAAAATCTCTGTGGCGATTAGTAACTCTTTTACTTAATCATTCACACTCTTCGGAATCGAATCAAAAGGATTTAAATCACAAAGAGTTAAAAAACTAGTGGTGTCAGAGAGAATGACCTAGCTTGTTTGATCTCCACATTTTCGCAGGGCTGCTGAACCTGCGTGGCTCGGATATCCGCTACAATCCGGTGTTCTTCGCCTACCTGATTGTGTCGCATGACAAACTGCACCTGTTCACGAACCCCGAGCGCATCAACGAGACGATCCGGGAGCACTTCCGCACGGAGGGGATTATCGGGCCGGACGTGCGCGACTACCGCGACATCCTGGCCGGCATCGACGAGTACGTCCGTGGCGGCAACCGGCTGATCGTGTCGACGGCCTGCAGTCACGCACTGTACGCAGCCATCCCGGCGGACCAGCGGCTGCAGGTGTACAGCGTGTTGGCGAAGATGAAGGCGGTAAAGAACCCAACCGAGGCGACCGGTATGCGGCGGGCGCACGTACGTGATGGGGCGGCCGTCGTGCGCTACCTGCACTGGCTGGAGACGGTCGTGGACGAGGGCAACGTGACCGAGCTGTCCGGGGCGGCCAAGCTGCGCGAGTTCCGCAGCGAGCAGGAGCTGTTCGTCGACCTCAGCTTCACGGCGATCAGCGCGTTCGGCCCGAACGGTGCCATCGTCCACTACAGCCCGAACGAAGAGACGGACCTGGCGATCACGCGCGACGGCATCTACCTGATCGACTCCGGCGGCCAGTACCTGGACGGCACGACGGACGTGACGCGGTCGGTGCACCTCGGCGAACCGACCGCCTTCCAGCGCGAGTGCTTCACGCGCGTCCTCAAGGGCTTCCTCAGCGTCGCGTCGGCCGTCTTTCCGGTGCGGGCGTCCGGCACCACGTTCGACGTGCTCGCCCGCAAGTCGCTCTGGGATGTGGGGCTCGACTACGGTCACGGCACCGGCCATGGGATCGGCTCGTTCCTCGGCGTGCACGAGTATCCGCCCTCGTTCGTCTCGAAC
This region of Anopheles coustani chromosome X, idAnoCousDA_361_x.2, whole genome shotgun sequence genomic DNA includes:
- the LOC131269205 gene encoding xaa-Pro aminopeptidase ApepP-like, whose protein sequence is MKHTKRYLVGLSALLVLVVGGGVALGRALNTDDDLMEDMTPKSMDVILGEIRSLMQDYSIEAYIVPSVDEHNSEYISLHDRRYQYVTNFTGSAGTAIITLTQAALWTDSRYHLQAENQIDPAYWTLMREGLAGVPTRDEWLMSVLSPGGQVGTDPFLIASTEFERLGAVLGRNGYRLITLERNLVDIVWNNRPPQTAEDLRPMPLEYTGRRASEKLAALRVVLQEEGANVIVVSALDEIAWLLNLRGSDIRYNPVFFAYLIVSHDKLHLFTNPERINETIREHFRTEGIIGPDVRDYRDILAGIDEYVRGGNRLIVSTACSHALYAAIPADQRLQVYSVLAKMKAVKNPTEATGMRRAHVRDGAAVVRYLHWLETVVDEGNVTELSGAAKLREFRSEQELFVDLSFTAISAFGPNGAIVHYSPNEETDLAITRDGIYLIDSGGQYLDGTTDVTRSVHLGEPTAFQRECFTRVLKGFLSVASAVFPVRASGTTFDVLARKSLWDVGLDYGHGTGHGIGSFLGVHEYPPSFVSNSASPSNQGLVENMFSSNEPGYYEPGQFGVRIEDIVQVVPAQSAPHNFNGRGALTFHTSTVVPIQRKLIDVQLLSPAEIAQLNAYHKRVLEEVGPLLEQQNDPAAHRWLTEQTKEITVS